Within Rhipicephalus microplus isolate Deutch F79 unplaced genomic scaffold, USDA_Rmic scaffold_32, whole genome shotgun sequence, the genomic segment CACAATGTGGGGGGGTGTTaaccaccgtggtagctcagttggtagagcatcagacacgTTATTCGGAGGTCACAGGTTTGGACCTTGCCCAGGGCAATTTATCTTTTTGTAGACTTTGCTttcttaacatttacattacaataactTCTCAAAACATCGCTTATACTTTCTTTTGCATGGTTGTCTGTAAGACCTTATTAACTTACGCATTTAGTAATAAGTCAGCGATTAAGGGCGAGTTGGTTGCGTCCTAAAGAACGTTACTAGTGACCCACAACTGGCTATGATTACTAGGACCCCTGGCAAATCTTTCTGTATACACGAGTACGCAATGTTTTTACAAGTTTCGGCATTACTTAAAGAGAACAGCGCTGTCATGTAGCTACCTCGCTACATAAAGTTGCGTTGTCTCTCAGTATCATCGCAGCGTTGCTGCCATGCGCATGATGTTAAACTATGCGTGTACAGTACTGTCCCGGAGCGCTCGCCTTTAACCTGCAATACCGCGTACCAAAGTTTACTTACGAAGAAACTCCTCGGGTTCCGCAGCGTCTCCCTGAACTTCCTGCTCGGCTTGTGCGGGTTGTTGCTCGGCGTGTGAACCGAGAAGCACCGGAAGAACAGCACCATGAATGCCACGACTATGAGAAAGTACACTATCGACAGGAATGGATGCGCCTGCGCAGGGCGGAGGTGAGTGCAGGTAAGGCGGAGGTGAAACACTGAACCTAAAAGCTCACACTAGAATCGTcgtacaaaaaaatgaaaaaaaaaaccggtatatatatatatatatatatatatatatatatatatatatatatatatatatatatatatatatatatatatatatatttatgtgtgaatacactttaaaAGCGACCCctaaccatccaccgccgtcggcagcgtccgcattctctctctctctctctctctctctctctctctctatatatatatatatatatatatatatatatatatatataatatatcgGTGTCCGTAACgtgccttatatccagatggtagcgttgcctccgggacatccatcgcacgacccgctctcgacgggagactgggagagaaggcgggcgcgcgagagagaggggtgcgcgcggagctgcagcgagcgaggagagcggaggagcgacaccgatatcagcgtcgcgtccgtggcttattcggtagagcgtcgcgctgcggcccgccaagtcctctttcttttaaagatagagagaagactgcggacgccgccgacggcggtggatggtttggggtcgcttataaagtgtattcactagggagcctacatgaacggccgtttttagggtgatgtcagcctttgacccactacatgccgccaacgcaccgccgcccgccaaaacacaatgttgccagacagcaacgccgcgctgtcgccccatcttggtgcccgcactgcgtctacgcccggttgcgtttagttctgaATAATACGGCGTctaacgttgcggtagcgtgttaaacgctgccggtaaAGCcctagaatgcctggatgctgcgtaccgctctgcactaaccacaacagaaagggggtgcgaatgttccgcttcccagcgagccctggccgacgacaactatggctggctcaagtgaagcgagacggctgggagccctccagtgcgtctcgtatttgctctgtgagtactgcgtatttcgttcactgttttttcctgcggcacacgtatatgtgtttcgcggtgttcgcgaatgagtagataaccgaagttgtcgttgctgcgtccacgcattgcgagtagaaagcccacaaacgggacgcgtccgcgcgttcgtacggagacgcgctcgctagtctgagctgttgccacgcttgcgttcgtgtctgcgtaacctcagtattatgtcgcaagtgtttgtgtgtgggctgcgaatttcttcgtgcgctcactttgagaactgggtcgcttacacaaCCCTGAGAACCaccgctgtcaaaagcccaggtgttgtgtgttgttaCAAGGGCTGGGCACCGACGCCGTACGTAGGTATACATGCTCGGTCGCCTCCCTACAATAATGCTGAATAGTCCAGCTGAATTAAATTCTAGCTGTTTGTCGCAAATGCATCTGCAGTCAGATGCCAGATGAGTGGTCGACACGATGTTGACGTGCCGACAGAACGTTGTAGAACGTAGACGTGCCGATAGAACGATAGAACGTTTTGGAGCcagcggcggctggctccaaagtggcggcgcacagaaaactatgctgaatttggtggaagcaggcaacagcgtgccccgttgcccgctggttttggctgagtttcttgaaggcacttcaTAAGATGTcaccaccctaaaaacggccgttcatgtaggctccctagtatTCAAACTTAAAAAACACGAAATTCCGGTACCCACGAGCACAAACAAATGCGGCCCTCGAAGGAACGCCAGTCACAGACGTGCAGGCGAGTTAGATTTGAAAGTTATGGTGCAAGCGTTGACCGACCTATAGCTTCCCAGGGTTTTGCAGGCAACGTTTCTGAATAATACAAGTCAAGATTACGTGTTCTTCTCGTCCTCGTTGGCTGTTCCGTGCAACTTTAATAAGACCCTATGACGAACTCTGcaccatttttaaatgcgaagcatctttttgcgtactgcaagtaCTTTTtgctgtctatctgtctatctatctatctagccgcctacgtctttgtgctctcgtgatcacctccttaacttggcctGAACCAAAATAGTATTGGTTGGTAAGGTGGTTTGATGAACATGAagcgctggtcaaaacatgaatgatgtcacaacatcatcgtgtacgtcgtcaaacgctttcGGCCTGACAGTGGCACAATCTCGCGGGTGCGTGTGTttcactggtatgcgggtatgtgccacaggttagtctcccaggaacggcgagaacacgcaTGTATAATTAATTGTCGGTGTTAAAGGCCTGCTGACCACCCTGTAATACCACTACAATATTCTCGCGCGACAAGGAAGAACAGATGGGCAGCATGCATGGCAATACAGTGCAGAAGACAAAACACATTTGACATTTAGCGTATATGGACCAATCGACAGCATGTACGCTATCGACGTTGCGGGAACTACTGTTTGCGTCACAGAAGTGCGCAAAAAGGACAAAAATTACCAGGAGAGAAATTTGCGctcgtttttttgtattttgagagCTTAGTGAGTGGCGCTTTAATAAAGAGATGACAATGGCAGCATGGACCCgacgaatacaaaaaaaaaataaacgtgatGGGCCAAAAAGGAACCAAACCACAGCAttttgcgtggctatcaagcaTTCCCACAGAGCCACGTCAGTTCTCGTaactatacttttcaaatagaccccaatgttcgtgaaacgttacTTGgcgttgcagtgctggctatcacaatttataaacattacatgtgtactcctatgataccGCCGCCACGAGGGCTTTTATTTGATTTATGTGGCAGCGTCCAAGTCTACCATTCTCACGAGCACTTCCGCTTCCTCtaagcttatcgcttctggtgttgttaatgCATGCTGATGTTCGTGATGGAATCGTTGCACCAGTGCAAAATGATTACATAAATATCTGCAACCGTTCAGCGTATGTctttgcgtgcaacatttgtacatatattaagcTTCATTTCATAACCgcgtcgctcaataaaaacatTACAACACGGTTATcttctcttcgcatgcttcacataacgttgaTTTCtaaggtacgtaggatctgccgattttttttttctgttttaggcTTTCCATTAGCTGTGATCAAGCGtattttttcttgtctcttattACACGGACAAGGTGCGGCTTGGCCCCACTTCGTTTGAACTGCTTCCTATAAGTAGCACAAAATATATCACGTTGTCTTGAGAAcgattaataaataaatatgcgcCTATCTCACTCGAGAGTGATGGCAGCAAAGGAACCGCTAGGAGGCTAAGTGAAACTTGCCTGATGCTTGTTTCACCTCGATAAAAAGGTCTGGGACGTGGCGCTGTCGTGTGTTTTTGATCGACGCTAGCGAGGTtacgcagaatggcttcgtggctcacattgtcaaatgcaCCCTTTACGTCCAGAGCTAGAACAGACgacttactgtgcttgctcaagcggagaagaatatcttGCTTTATCTGCAGGAGGACGTCTTGTGTGCTAATCATTTagcggaagccgaacatggtgcTCGGGTTATGACCATTGTGTTCGAGGTGTATGGTGAGCCGTtcgtttaccatgtgctcaaagagtttcccagTGCAAGACGTAAGGGAAATGGTACGAAGATTCGCaatcgagattggcttgtttggcttgggtaccatggtcacctccgagtgcttccaggcttgtggTAGCTCGCCCTTCCTCCATCAGTCGTTATAGTTCCGAAGGAGCACTGTCAACGCCCGGGGCGCTAGCTGTCGCAGGTGATTATTGGTTACTCAGTCTTTTCTTGGGCTCGTGTCTTTTTCTGGGCCTTTAGCAAGCGCCACCCTTTTCCccctaaacaaaacaaaacgaaaatttCCTGGTACGGGTCTGCGCCAAACAATTccgggtctttttttttccgcctTTGATGCCCGGCCTGCACATCCTATTTTTCTCCCTCTCGCTTCTTATTTCTTCGGAAGAGGCGTGCATAATTTCTTATAAAGCGGTGGACCAATCAGTGCTTCGCACTTTTTAGTGGCCTGTCGTTACCATCGTTTGTGCGTTCCGAAGTGGTCTGAGCGCAGTGAAATCAGTTGATCGCGTGTATAGCCCACAGCAAAAGCCGGTTTTAACAGCGTGTTCATCGGTATTCATGTTACGttttgttgcgaaagacggaccgatcccgccgaagccaccactgtttcgaaagacggggacgccaacacggtcccgaaagcgccactgctgtcaactccgccgggaaggtcaccagccgtttggtagcgtatgtttctcagctcgcgactgcttctgcgcagagctgataagacgagcggacgagacgacggtgagttaaacaaggtttatgtacagcatatatacagaggcgttacaatttcggcactggggccggccgagctctcctctctaacacataggtcagcttttcgcctaagaccgccgactcacacacatgtcggctctccgacatggggactcctctctcataggaccgccgatcgcgacgccccgcagggcttcttttatttgcaccgggtccaaccaaaatgtccaatcagaagcgccgctggtcgtcagggcagactcctccaatgggtcgccgcgccatgcatcagaccaccagacacgaggacgccggctcgctgtcacgtgcgctgctgactcaatgcacgtgggccagggaggcgccgcgcgtgttcacgccgttgagttgttcgcgtcaggcggactgcgggctggccttgacccagattgccttttttcagaggcacggacgtttgacgaggactcgctggcataacaatttCAATACTCAAGAACAGAAATACTCTGCACGAGAATTTTCTTAATTATCTCGTGTCGCACCGTTTGATAGTCTTCCAGGTGAGTTGGTGCTTACATAACGACACTCCCGTGTCATTATGCAAGTCTTGAAGGAGAAGCGCGCTCACTTGCTTCCCCTGATGCGCTTGTAGTCTCGCCATCTCCTCCGACAGTGTGGTGCTTTGTATACGGCGCGCTTACCATGCGGCCACCACGAACGACGTGCGGGGGCCGAAAGGATGTAATGGAACATTCATACAAGCGAAGCACGGGGTTGGTGTGACCACGAAGGCAAGAAACAAACTGCAGTTTTCACGAAGCTTTTACGATAACAATCTTTGAAGAGGAGAGTTTCATCTGCCCTCTGAAAATGAATGAATTGTCCTCTGGCTATTTCTTGAGTGTTCTAGCTTGCTACGTATATTACTCTCTTGAAGGAGTCGCGTCAACTCTCTTTCGGGGTCATTATACTGTGTGCTGAGAGTCATGTGACCTACAGTAGCGTTGACGTG encodes:
- the LOC142786810 gene encoding disintegrin and metalloproteinase domain-containing protein 10 homolog isoform X1, coding for MKAVCGVKMLPGAICDGTRGFCDVFQKCRRSDEQGPLTRLEQALFGGKTINTVTGYINAHPFLSIVYFLIVVAFMVLFFRCFSVHTPSNNPHKPSRKFRETLRNPRSFFVSKLWYAVLQVKGERSGTVLYTHSLTSCAWQQRCDDTERQRNFM